One segment of Ricinus communis isolate WT05 ecotype wild-type chromosome 8, ASM1957865v1, whole genome shotgun sequence DNA contains the following:
- the LOC8285140 gene encoding protein XAP5 CIRCADIAN TIMEKEEPER isoform X2 translates to MSGMGDGYVGTAQDAVRIRRLEKQREAERRKIQELKTKSASDKGQPGLLQFGSSTSEILETAFKKETVGLVTREQYVEKRVNIQIKIEEEEKEKLQKLRQEEEELQLAKRKKRKIKGNSRLSFADDIDNGSEDEDAERKTSESKRCGKFGKDPTVETSFLPDSEREAEEQAERERLRKQWLREQEQIRNEPLEITYSYWDGAGHRRVIQVRKGDSIGEFLRAVQQQLAPEFREIRTTSVENLLYVKEDLIIPHQHSFYELIVNKARGKSGPLFHFDVHEDVRTIADATIEKDESHAGKVVERHWYEKNKHIFPASRWEIYDPSKKWERYTIHGD, encoded by the exons ATGTCGGGTATGGGCGATGGGTATGTAGGCACGGCCCAGGACGCTGTCAGAATCCGACGGTTAGAGAAGCAGCGAGAAGCCGAGCGTCGCAAAATCCAAGAGCTCAAAACCAAGTCTGCCTCCGACAAGGGTCAGCCTGGTCTCCTTCAATTCGGGTCAAGCACCTCCGAG ATTCTTGAGACTGCATTCAAGAAGGAAACTGTGGGTTTGGTTACAAGAGAGCAGTACGTTGAGAAG AGGGTTAATATTCAGATCAAAATTGAAGAGGAAGAGAAGGAGAAGCTTCAAAAGCTACGCCAAGA GGAGGAGGAACTCCAGCTAGCAAAGCgtaaaaagaggaaaattaAGGGGAATTCTCGATTATCCTTTGCTGATGATATTGATAATGGAAGTGAAGACGAGGATGCTGAAAGAA AAACTTCAGAGTCAAAGAGATGTGGAAAATTTGGCAAAGATCCCACAGTGGAGACGAGCTTCTTGCCTGATAG TGAGCGGGAGGCAGAGGAGCAAGCTGAGCGTGAAAGGTTGCGGAAACAGTGGCTTCGTGAACAGGAACAAATTCGAA ATGAGCCTCTTGAAATTACTTACAGTTACTGGGATGGTGCTGGCCATAGAAGAGTGATCCAG GTACGCAAAGGCGATAGCATAGGCGAATTTCTTCGTGCAGTTCAGCAGCAACTTGCTCCTGAGTTTAGAGAAATTAGAACAACTTCTGTGGAGAATTTACTTTATGTGAAGGAAGATCTCATCATTCCTCAT CAACACAGCTTTTATGAGCTTATCGTTAACAAGGCTAGGGGAAAAAGTGGACCG CTTTTTCACTTTGATGTGCATGAGGATGTCCGGACTATTGCTGATGCAACAATAGAGAAGGACGAG TCTCATGCAGGTAAAGTTGTTGAGAGGCACTGGTACGAGaagaataaacacattttCCCTGCTTCAAGATGGGAG ATATATGACCCATCAAAGAAGTGGGAGCGTTACACCATCCATGGAGATTGA
- the LOC8285140 gene encoding protein XAP5 CIRCADIAN TIMEKEEPER isoform X1 has protein sequence MSGMGDGYVGTAQDAVRIRRLEKQREAERRKIQELKTKSASDKGQPGLLQFGSSTSEILETAFKKETVGLVTREQYVEKRVNIQIKIEEEEKEKLQKLRQEEEELQLAKRKKRKIKGNSRLSFADDIDNGSEDEDAERKTSESKRCGKFGKDPTVETSFLPDSEREAEEQAERERLRKQWLREQEQIRNEPLEITYSYWDGAGHRRVIQVRKGDSIGEFLRAVQQQLAPEFREIRTTSVENLLYVKEDLIIPHQHSFYELIVNKARGKSGPLFHFDVHEDVRTIADATIEKDEVLFLRITIVPIVLMQVKLLRGTGTRRINTFSLLQDGRYMTHQRSGSVTPSMEIELVARCIHVCSVICLMRVGSQFHLMHGHEIFL, from the exons ATGTCGGGTATGGGCGATGGGTATGTAGGCACGGCCCAGGACGCTGTCAGAATCCGACGGTTAGAGAAGCAGCGAGAAGCCGAGCGTCGCAAAATCCAAGAGCTCAAAACCAAGTCTGCCTCCGACAAGGGTCAGCCTGGTCTCCTTCAATTCGGGTCAAGCACCTCCGAG ATTCTTGAGACTGCATTCAAGAAGGAAACTGTGGGTTTGGTTACAAGAGAGCAGTACGTTGAGAAG AGGGTTAATATTCAGATCAAAATTGAAGAGGAAGAGAAGGAGAAGCTTCAAAAGCTACGCCAAGA GGAGGAGGAACTCCAGCTAGCAAAGCgtaaaaagaggaaaattaAGGGGAATTCTCGATTATCCTTTGCTGATGATATTGATAATGGAAGTGAAGACGAGGATGCTGAAAGAA AAACTTCAGAGTCAAAGAGATGTGGAAAATTTGGCAAAGATCCCACAGTGGAGACGAGCTTCTTGCCTGATAG TGAGCGGGAGGCAGAGGAGCAAGCTGAGCGTGAAAGGTTGCGGAAACAGTGGCTTCGTGAACAGGAACAAATTCGAA ATGAGCCTCTTGAAATTACTTACAGTTACTGGGATGGTGCTGGCCATAGAAGAGTGATCCAG GTACGCAAAGGCGATAGCATAGGCGAATTTCTTCGTGCAGTTCAGCAGCAACTTGCTCCTGAGTTTAGAGAAATTAGAACAACTTCTGTGGAGAATTTACTTTATGTGAAGGAAGATCTCATCATTCCTCAT CAACACAGCTTTTATGAGCTTATCGTTAACAAGGCTAGGGGAAAAAGTGGACCG CTTTTTCACTTTGATGTGCATGAGGATGTCCGGACTATTGCTGATGCAACAATAGAGAAGGACGAGGTATTGTTCTTGCGTATTACAATTGTACCAATTGT TCTCATGCAGGTAAAGTTGTTGAGAGGCACTGGTACGAGaagaataaacacattttCCCTGCTTCAAGATGGGAG ATATATGACCCATCAAAGAAGTGGGAGCGTTACACCATCCATGGAGATTGAGCTGGTAGCCAGATGCATTCATGTTTGCTCTGTCATTTGTTTAATGAGAGTAGGGAGTCAATTTCATCTAATGCATGGGCATGAAATTTTTCTGTGA
- the LOC8285142 gene encoding transcription factor bHLH121: protein MHELMVTLVGFCNVINFCFDSQGLESEVKDSVAVRKSEKADREKLRRDRLNEHFIELGDALDPDKPKNDKATILTDTIQLLKDLTSQVNKLKAEYATLSEESRELTQEKNDLREEKASLKSEIENLNIQYQQRARATYPWVAMDHSVVMAPTSYPFLMPMPIPPRPISLHPTMQPYPLFGNQNPTVIHNPYSIFVPYMTPSALVEQQSTQHATSSALPASGSHVSGKEDSKNKSSRESKTGKSWDSNDVTTELELKTPGSTTDPDLSSRQRKSKKSLGKENSITDGSSTSRCSSRSVQDSSSSSIAGSPKADDISP from the exons ATGCATGAATTGATGGTAACCCTTGTGGGCTTCTGCAATGTGATCAATTTCTGCTTTGACAGCCAAGGGCTTGAATCAGAAGTCAAGGATAGTGTAGCTGTAAGAAAAAGTGAGAAGGCTGATCGTGAAAAGTTGAGGAGGGATCGATTAAATGAGCATTTTATTGAGTTGGGGGACGCATTAG ATCCTGATAAGCCCAAAAATGACAAAGCAACTATCCTAACTGATACTATTCAGTTGCTAAAGGATTTGACATCTCAAGTCAACAAACTTAAGGCGGAGTATGCTACCTTGTCTGAAGAATCTCGTGAG TTGACACAAGAGAAAAATGACCTCAGAGAAGAGAAGGCATCTCTTAAATCTGAAATTGAGAATCTAAATATTCAGTACCAGCAAAGAGCCAGGGCCACATACCCGTGGGTTGCCATGGATCACTCAGTTGTTATGGCTCCAACTTCTTATCCCTTCCTTATGCCAATGCCAATACCTCCAAGGCCGATTTCTTTGCATCCAACCATGCAACCATACCCCTTATTTGGAAACCAGAATCCTACAGTAATCCATAATCCCTATTCAATTTTTGTTCCATATATGACCCCTAGTGCCTTGGTTGAACAACAGTCCACCCAACATGCAACTTCATCTGCACTGCCTGCTAGTGGATCCCATGTTTCAGGCAAAGAAGACTCAAAGAATAAATCATCAAGGGAAAGTAAGACTGGAAAAAGTTGGGACTCTAATGATGTCACAACAGAGCTAGAGTTGAAGACTCCAGGATCTACAACAGATCCG GATTTATCTTCAAGACAAAGAAAGTCCAAAAAATCACTGGGGAAGGAAAATAGTATTACAGATGGGAGTTCTACAAGTAGGTGTTCATCCCGTAGTGTCCAAGATAGCTCATCTAGTAGCATAGCTGGTAGCCCAAAGGCTGATGACATAAGCCCGTGA